From the Dehalococcoidia bacterium genome, the window TGCCTATACGTTCCGTGAGGCGGCTCTTCGGCATACTTCGGCATGACGGTCCGGCAGCGACTCTGGAGGACATGGAACGCGCCATAGCCGAAGGTGCCTGTGAAGAGTGATTGCCATCGACACCAACGTGATAGTTCGCTATCTCGTCGCTGACGACGCCGAACAGGCGGAGGCGAAACCAGAAAGTAAAGGACGCCCCCTCATCTGAGGGGGCGTCCTACTTGAGGAGGAGCTATCTTAAGGCGCTGACAGCGCCCGATCAGGCCACTTTCTTCGTCGTCTTCTTCTTGTTGAAGTCGGCCAGGTTCAGTGACCTGAGAATCAGGTCCTTGTTAGGTATGTCGTGCATATAGCCGCACTGAATGCACTGCTTGTACGACCCATACATGTCTCTGTTGGTGTGCAGATCGCCCTCACACCGAGGGCAGGCTCTGAGTTCAAGCATCATTTCCCTCCGCTGGTGTTCCTTGAAATTCACATGAATTAATTTGCTTCATGGGCATTATATCACTTGACACACCCCGTATCAATAATTACCATTGATTACGAGCCGTTCAGAGACTGTAACGCCGGAAAGGCTCGCGGGTTAGCCCTGGTTTTGGGCTGAGGGCCGCAATTCTCGAAACATGGAGGGAACAGGTCCCATGCAGGAAGGTGTATACGTCATAAGCGTCGCCGCGCGCATTCTGGACATGCATCCCCAAACTTTACGAAAATATGAAAGAGTGGGTCTTGTGCTGCCCTCGCGCACCGGGGGCATGTCCAGGCTCTACTCTGACGAAGATATCGCGCGTCTGCAGCTCATCAAGCATCTCGTCGAAAACCTGGGCCTCAATCTGGCCGGAGTGAAGTTGGCGATGCAGCTGTTCAACAGGATGATACGGATGCGGTCGCAAATGGCCCAGTTGGAAGGACAGCAACTCAGGGAAGCTCTCAACGAAAGCCTGGACGAGATGTTCAAGATTCTCGCCGGCTGATGCAAGTGCGTCCCGTGAAAACGGGAATGACGTTAAAGGATCGACAGTTATGACAGAAGATGGGCAGTCCGACGAGAGTCAGACTCTAGAAGAGCAGATGGACGCCGAACTGGACGAGGTTTCGGAACTCCAGGCTCGCCTCGACGAGGCCGAGCGCGAGAAAGACCAGTTCAGGTCCATGGCGCTGAGATACAGGGCCGACCTGGAGAACTACAAGAAGCGAGCTACACAGGAACTTGCCGATACCAGGGAGCGCGCCAACGCGCAGCTCCTTCTGAAGCTGATCGTAGTGGCAGACGACTTCAACCGGGCGGTCAACTTCCTGCCTGAAGACGCAGTCGACGTTAGCTGGTACGAGGGCGTGCAGCTCGTCCAGCGGAGCCTGGAGAACATGCTCCAGTCCGAGGGGCTGTCCCGCATCGAGGCGACCATCGGCCAGCCGTTCGACGTGTCTCAGCACGAGGCCGTATTCTTCGAGCCGACTAACGAAGTAAGCGAGGGCGCCGTGGTCCGAATCGTCAGAGACGGATACAGGCTCCACAGCAGGGTGCTCAGGGCGGCGCAGGTAAGTGTCGCACAGGCCCCGACGGATGACTGAACAATATGACCGAAGACCAATAGTCCTGCGAAT encodes:
- a CDS encoding nucleotide exchange factor GrpE, whose translation is MTEDGQSDESQTLEEQMDAELDEVSELQARLDEAEREKDQFRSMALRYRADLENYKKRATQELADTRERANAQLLLKLIVVADDFNRAVNFLPEDAVDVSWYEGVQLVQRSLENMLQSEGLSRIEATIGQPFDVSQHEAVFFEPTNEVSEGAVVRIVRDGYRLHSRVLRAAQVSVAQAPTDD
- a CDS encoding MerR family transcriptional regulator gives rise to the protein MQEGVYVISVAARILDMHPQTLRKYERVGLVLPSRTGGMSRLYSDEDIARLQLIKHLVENLGLNLAGVKLAMQLFNRMIRMRSQMAQLEGQQLREALNESLDEMFKILAG